The genomic region TAACCAAACAAGCCTTTTTTATTTTAGGCATCACTATTAGATTTGTGTTGTTCGGATTGTAGAAATAACATAGCTTTAGGATTAGAATATTGAGCCTGTATTATCATTTATGAAACATAGTCTTATGATTGTTGCTATTTTTGGTTTATCGAACACACTTTACCACACCTGACCTAAGTTGGTCAAGTCTGACTTTCCACTTTAGTATTCCTTTGTTGACACAATTGTGGAGCAATACGGTCTTAATGCAAATTAGCACTTTGAAATGCAAATAGGCATGTTGTTCATATTATTATGCAAATTGATTACTGCTCTTTTCACTGAGGTCAGAATAGTCAGACATCCATCATAGTCAATGAATATGGCATCGTCAAGCgtactcccgttgcaacgcacggtcaCATACCTAGTAATTGTAGAAGTTCTAGTGCCATATATGGTGCTCACTGCTCAACAACTGGCTGCCTAGCCACGGTTGTCTTCTTGGGAACATGGATATACGAGGATTCCCCGCCTTCAGAGATCAGAATACGGAAGAGCGTCGACGCCCGCCAAGTGATGAGCAGACGCGAGGCGGACGGGCCGGTCGCCCTCTGACGCGAGGCTGGACGCGCGCAACGGCTTTTGCTCTCTCCTTCGTCGGCGTGACACGTAGGCGATCACGTATCCAGCAGCCAGCTAGCCCGCACGAACGCAGGCCAAAGATCtcgcacgatccgggccggttcgGTTCCCACACAAGCAAAGCAGAGGTCGTGGTGGTGTGGTGGTGCGAATGCGATCGCTCGGACAGTGTGGGTACCTACCTAGCTGCTAGCTTCTGGACGTTTCGCCCGGCTGCACGCGAAATGACCTCTTGTTTACTCCACCGGCGTCGGAGTCGCGCGCGTCGCGTGCAGCCCGGCCCGCGTCGCTGCAAGCCCGTGCGATTGGGGGCTGGTTTACGGGGTAAACGGGACAGCGACAGCATAATGAAAACGGGTGTACATGTTGGTGCCAGGCGTGACCCGTCGACGTCGGCAAGCGGAATGTTCAAGACGAAACGCAAGTGCCAGTAGGGCTGAAAACGAGCGCTGACATTGTGTAGGCGTCAGCGCGGTGGGTTATCGTCTCCGTTCTTTAAATTAAATACTATACTAGGTATGTATCATGTACGCTGCAAAGGACCATCAAGATTGTAAAAGGGTAAAAAATGGCGCAGTACTAAATCCAAATTAGTGAAAAAGTATGTAATCGCTTCATTATATAAGAGTGAGCAGCATGTGCGTTGTAACGACATACAATGTATTCGATAAAATATTAGTTATGCATATATCATCGACCTTAAATAAAAGATCCCAAGAAGTTCAATAGACAACTTTGTCTGGTATGCCAATTAACAATAGGAAGAAGCAAGAAATACAAATATGTGGAGCCTGCTCCCACGAATTGATCAGGGGAAAAAATGTTCGGTAAAGACTGAGAAGTGTTTGTTCAATGGAGCATGTTAAAGTAACttaagggtgcgtttggttggagAGCCAACTAGAACAAAATGTTTATATTCTAGTTTCTAAGAATGGAGCCGCTCCGTTTTATGTTTGGTTGGAGAGCACACCAGAGCGGAGCCGTTCTATTCCGTGTTTGGTTGAGGAATGCACGATGGCGTGATCTGAATACAAAACTGCAAACAGCTCATGCAAACCAAACAAAACTACTCATGTAAACCTGCAGTGCAGGGACCAAAGTTCATCACCACAGATTCCTTACGCAAACATGCAACATCTTATAATGCATGAGTTCATATCACCATGATACATAACTAGAGTTCATCCATACAAATAAAAAGATACATGTCCAAATAAAAGATACACAACTAGAGTTCATCACTAGCGTAGCCATAGTTCATTTAAAAACCATGATACATGAGCTCATAACACCATGACAAACCATAGTACATATAACCATAGTTCTAATCATGACCCACAAACTAGAAGTTCTCACTAACGAAACTCGAAAACCACGATATCTTCCAATCGAATGGTAGATTCACGAAAGCATGATCACTGAGACTTGTGGTTAAGCTAAAAACCTGGGAGACTATTCACTGCTTCAAACAAGCCATCTGGTAAAGCACCGCTTGCTTTCTCAATTGTCTTTGCTAGCCTTTCACTGCCACGATCAATTGCTTCAACCAAACAATCAGTCTTTCTTCTGCTATCATCAATAGTCTTGGCTCTCTTAGCTGGCCTAGCTGAAGAAGATATATCATCATTGACAATACTTTTATCTATCCCACGGTACATTCTCTCACTTTCTGCATTGCCATCAGCCCCATTGTTCATCCTGTCAATCCTAAGTGGTTCGTTTGAGCTCTTTGCATACTGACCAATAGCAACATTATTGTCAAAGATTGTAGGTAGAAAACCATATTATGTAAGAGGCTTGTTCAAATATTCATCATCAGCCTTGTTTTTTGGATCCTAACAGTGAGTGCAATACTTACTAAAAATAAAAGGATATAAGTTCTTTATATGCTTAAGACAATACTATAATAAAAGATGAGATCTATTGCACTGTACAATCAAATAGGTAGACCTTCCTACCTATTATCTTACTATAATAAACGTGCTCACTACCAGACACAGAAATAACAACATAATAGATTCACATGATTATAACATGTTTAATTTTGTACGACATTGAGGTTAACAAACAAAAAAGAGTAGAGATACAAAAAAGAACTTTTAAATCATATGCCTGCCAAGCTTGAATAAAACGTATTTTAGATTCACATGATTTCTTATTATTAAGAACATATAAAAGCATATAGAGAACATATAAATTGTATGTACCCAAACTGCATATAAAGAACTTATTTCAGATTTACATGATTATACTTATTTTAGATTCATAGAAGTCTCTACTTCTGTAAAGAAGTTGTAAATTTACCCAAACTGCATATAAAGGACTGCATGTACCAGTTTTCTACACAAAGTTGTTGTAAATTTATGTTACACTCCAAAACTGTAGCAGCGGCATTAGATTTTCAGCAAGCATTTGAAAAATATATGGAGTCTAAACAAAAGTTGTAGGGAGTCTACACAAAATTCATAGAAGTTGTAGGGAGTGAATGAACTGAAAAGCATTTGGAGTTGTTGCTATTGACTTGGCCTATATAAACATTAGTTATTAGCAGGTGTCTACACATGTGCCATTGAAAATATTCTAATCCATTGAGTTCACATGTGTACTAGCAAACATGAACACAATTAGAAGTGTTTATATTACATACACACCAAAATATCAAATACAAAAGATAGTAAAATTCATACCGCCATATCTACTTCGTAGTGCTCATAATCTAGAGAAACAATGAATTCATTTTCATCCCAAAGTGCAACACTCAAATTCTTAAGATAGTTGATCCTAGTGTACTTCTTATTCCATGTCTTCAAGTGATTAGCAACTTGATCACATGTCCCCATGATCTTGAAATGGTCGTTGAGAGTCTTAGCACAAGCATTGAGATGAACTTTCTTAAAGCCAatggaggtcttagtgccttcagCAACAATGTTGATAAGAAATGTGAGCACAAATGTGGATTCAGTTGGTGTCCATTGACACAGTCCACCACCAACTTTTGCACTGCTTACCTACTTGTCCATGACCTACACATACATACAAATAAAAGATACATGTCCATACAAATAAAAGATATATTCCAACTTTCATCAAAATTCATGTCCAAATTTTAGCAAGATATATATCCATACAAATAAAAGATACATGTCCATACAAATGATAGAGACATTGGAAAATACATAGCAACCAAATAGTGTTTATCCAGAGGAGGTTGTGCGGAGCAAAAGACTTCACTTGGGGACCATAGGAGGCTGCAGCCTTCAAGTCACTAAAACAGTATTTATGACTAGCCTAGACCTCGCTTCTTCACCCCTCCTCTTATTCATTGCAGCCTTACACAATGCAGTCGGCGCAGCCCTGTTCAGAAGAAACACAGATGGCAAACGTTTTTTAAGAAGCAGGTTGCCAAATGTTTTTAAGAATGTCTTTAGCTTCTTCAGAAAAAATGTTGGTACGAAGAAGCCAGAGCTAAAACTATATATTTAAAAGAATGAAAAAAAAATGGAAGGAAAAATAATTGGGGACGTCGTTTCATTCTCTTGCCACAGAAAATTGGTCGCCTACAATAGCGACACTACGATTTCTCCTTGCTCTATTAATTTCTATGTATTTTTCATCAACCACATGCGTGCTTAGCTGCACGGAATACATGCATACACGTTTGGAACACTGGTCGCGTTGCCACACAAAAGGGCGCGCCCGAACGGGAGAATCACGGCTTGCGTGGCGGGGCGGCGTGGATCGGCATCGTCGTCGGCGCGTTAACGACTCGGGGCGGGGACGTCCCGTTCCCCGGCACCACGGCGCCGGAGCCCACCATGTCGGCGAAGAGGCGGTCGGCGATGATCTGGTTGGCGGCGTCGGAGGTGTGGTACGCGTCCCAGAAGACGAAGTCCTTGCGGTCGGCGCAGAGCTGCGCGGTCGGCAGGCACAGGCCCCCCACCGTCGTGTCCACGTCGCAGCACGACGTGTGCGACGTCTTGAACCCTGCACCCGGACGTACGCGTGGACGGCGGTCACTCACTACTCGCTGCTGCTGCGATCGAATGCCGTACGTGGCATCGCGAGCGCGTGCATGGCTGCATGCTGCTTAATTAGTTACCGTGTTTCTCGGGGTGGTCGATGAGCTCCATGACTATGGTGTAGCAGTCGGAGAGGGACATGCGCGCGCCGGGCAGCTTGGCGTTCAGCCCCTCGAGCAGGTCCTTGGCCGCGGCGTTGAACTGGACGGCGTACGCGTTCACGTCGTCCAGGCACCCGCCGTCGTCCGAGAGGACGCGCTGCGACGGGATACAGCCCAGAGGCGCCAGCCCGCTGAACCAGACGTGGCGCGCGCCGAGATCGTACAGCctctgcatgcatgcatgcatgccgtTTGTTCTTGTTCAGCGACACCAGCAATGCGGTCGGAACATGAGAACCGATCGTGGCCGTTGAGCGAGCTAGCTTACCGTCAGCTGCCTGTCAATGGTGTCCATGAGGAGGCCGATGAACTCGTCGTGGGTGTACACGATGCCGTCCGCCATGAACGGCCGCAGGAAGTTGTTGACGTAGTCGTTGCTTCCTGCGAAGCAGAGCGCTCTCGCATCGGGTCAAGTGGATCGATGCTTTTGCGGCTGGGACCGTATCTTGTGCACAAGGAGCGCTGATGCTCCCATGAGCAAAATCAATCTAGACCACATCCTCCACATCCAACGGTGCTGTATCAGGGGGGTTTTTGTAAAATGTACAGAGTTGCAAAGAACATTTTATAAAACCTCTGACGCAGCACCGTTGGATATGGAGGATGTGGTCTGGATTGATTTTGCTCATGGGAGCACCAGCGCTCCTTGCGCACAAGATACGGTCTCTTTGCGGCTTGCGTCGGTCGGACGAGCTGAAGAGATCGACATGagtctatatatatataatatcctTACCGAGCCCGATTTGGAAGATCGCACCATTGACGGTCTCCTCGGCAGCCTTCTTGCCGATCTTGGCGATCATCGCGTCCTTGATCTGCTCGAAGGACGATATCTGGCTGTCGAACGATAGATACTGGACCTGCATGTTTtgcggccggccggggtcggtccGGTCGTGATGCAGACGTACGTAGAGTTTAGCAAGGCGATCGAGGCATTTCAGAGACGACGACAGCACGGCCGTATCTTGATTAGCTTACAAAGTAAATGCCCGTCTCGTTGAGGAGCCCAGCGCCGCCGGACGCGAAGTTGACGCCGGCGAGGACCTCGTCGTCGGTCATGTACAGGGAGAGGAACGGCACCGGGGGCGGGGAGCCAAACTTGGCGGCTGTACGTTACGTACGTTAGTATCGGCCGATATTAAAAACATTGGAGCTAAGCTAGCTAGCTTAATTACCCATGATGTCTCCGATGGTCCTGCCATTAGTGAACCTCCCGGTGGGGTAGCCGTTCTTGTAGTCGATGCCGTACCAGGGGTAGTTGCACTTGGCGAGGGAGAGGAGGAGATAGTTGTTGTTTCCCACGTCCGACATGGAGTCCCCGAAAATGTAGATGACCGGACTCCTGGACGGCGCCGAAACTGCGCCGGCGACGACCGTTGCAAGCGCGAGGACGACCACGGCAGCCAGAGCAGCCATTGCTGTGTGAAGTGTGTGATCTGCACTTGCCTGATTCGTTGTGAGTAGTTCGTGTTGTCTTTTGTTGAATGCCTGATGAGTGGTGATGGCCTGGGCTGTGTTCCGTTGCCCTGTTTTTATACAACatatatactactactactacactgacACCTCGAGTCGTGGGCATTTACTGCACGTTTAGGCCTTTCTGGTAGCCAGAGATCGAGAAACCTTTTGTGTTCACGTTTGGGTGTAGTGACTGAATCGCAGCAGCTAACCGTGTGAGAAAAGGCTTGCAAACTTAAGCAGAGTGGGGCACGTGAGGAATTGGCCTGTGAGCTAGAGCAGAACGGGAGGTAGTTGAGGTGGTTGTGGAATCACCGTGCCGTGATGGCTTGGCGGGAGCGCAGAGGAGAAATCGGTTGGGAAGGTCGTTACGGGGCAGTACGCGAAAGTATAAATCGAATCGAGAAACTCTCTGTCCTTTGGCAAGGATTTTGAACGATGCGTGTTCGATTAAAATGAGCTGAAAGAAGTCATATCAAGTAATCTACCCTTGTGTAAATTCCCAAATTAAAGGACCTGTTTATCTTCGATCTACTAGTTATTTTACAGGACTGTTAAAAATAACCACTAGTTTTACGGAGCGGGTTTAAAAACTCACATCATTAAACTTTATAATATTCTAACGTGTCATGTCTAACATTATTTATAAATTTCAAATTTTATAGAATAATGAAAGCAAGAAAAATAGCTGAACTATGGGTATGTTTAGATCTATGTTGCTAAAGTTTAGTACTACATTctagctaaactttagcacttatAGATCTAAACAAGATTGCTAAAATATGCTAAAAGTGaagtgctaaactttagcatTCAATAACAGTTTAGCTCCTCAAAGTGTGCTTAACTTTAGCACCGTGCTAAAGTTTAGTACAATAGATCCAAGCAGGCCCTTTGGGTCGTTTGGCACCTTTATGACAAGGAGTCGTATCAAGTATGACCTAATGACAACGACAAACATGGTACATCCGATCACCAAACCATGTTTAAACAAGCGTTGTGCTTTATTTATGGCCCAGACATAACCTTTTCGACCGTTTTTGTATCAGATTGGCCTGGAAAACACGAGTAAATTAGCAGGTCGGGTCAGCCTGCTATCCTCAACTCCATTAAACCAACTCTATTGAGTATTTTTCCAAATGTCAATTCAAATCAAAGGAATGGATCAACAAAAACATAGAGAAATCAAGATGCTAACATATAAAAGGACAAATTTACTAGCTATTGTACAATGTCGTCTCATTAAAATTATAAAGCTCACATCTCGCGAGAAACCCTACAAAAGAAAAGGAAGAGTACAACTAGCTCAAAGTTCCAATATTTAATGTTTACCAACATGGTTTAAATTCAAACATACACTCTATCTTGGATGACATAATCACACTCTCAATCTCTCAAAGAAGAGAAAAATACAACTGCACAAATACAAAGCCACCAGTCACTAAGCCACCAAACATAAGTTCAACAAAATTAATCACTAAAAGCATATTACTCTCCATCTTCATATAGCCACAAGTTTTTGAAGGTCACTTTAAATTCTTTCTTTACAATTGCATGGTGTTCTCTTCATTTTCTTCTCAACTGCATGTCGCTATCATTATTTACCAAGTTCCCAATCTTTCAAGCCATCTCCACCAGCTCAGCGGCAATCATTGTTGTCGCTCCTCGATAATCATGCCATTCAAACTAAAGGTAGACTTCAAAGAAGTTATTGGAACATGAATAACCATAATATTATTAGACATTATAGATAGTATGAAATATTTTAATTTGTGCTCATTCCACCAATGAAGGATGTCAAACTCATCCCAATATGAGACAACATTATCACTTTCCAAGTACACTATAAGCTCAGAAACACCGAGAGCTACAACAGACGAGGAAGAACAACTAGATATAGAGACCGGTGTAGTGGTGGGGCCAAGTACATATGATGTAGGGGAACAAAAAATTCATTCATATGCTTACTTTCTCTTACCTATAACATGTTAGTTAGTGTTGAAGGGTTTGAACAATTCAATTTTAACATCAACAAGTTAGTTAGTGTAATCCGTATCATTGCACTAAGCAAGCAACTAAAGAACATAACATAAACCTCTCATCTTAGCCCTACGATCAAGGATGCTTGCAAATAAATAcgatagagggggtgaataggcggtccTGCAAAAATAAACTCTAAAcaagacaaacttggtttataaaaaaTGTTAGTAGAATCAAAACCAAGTTGATATGAATAGAGGTAGAGAGaagaagagaactcttcacttgattgaccCTTTAAGATATGTATTAAACTTAAGAACAATAACACAAGTGATCATGTGAGAACTCTATGGAAGAAAACAATCACAATAAAGAGATAcacaagtgacacggtgattttatcccatggttcggccaatgcatactccacgttgtggtgacctccttcggtcaagggttgcactcaaaccctctcaagtgatccaaggatcaaacttgagtaccacagttttcttccttatctcaagttttccctttgtgaggaatcttcacaagttggagtctctcacccttacacaattgatctcaagtaaaccacaagagtaaAGGGGGAAGTAGAATCAAACACACGAGACAAACTTGTAGCaacttgtaaggaaaatggacccaggGCCATCtggctcaaaaggttttggtatttgatgataaacataacctgtggactaatgtgtttgctagtgtttatgtttatagttcacagaatgcgaagaggattggactaagactaagacactaaggatgcaacacctcaaaagaagacataaagagcttagaagtccaagactcaagaacaagagaagcccaaagaatcagcgaagaaatccatgaagtgggcagtcagccagcgcactggtggtgcaccggacagtgaacagtaacatgtccggtgtgcaccggactgtccggtgggacacccGCACAGTCTGCACAGAGAGGCCTGCAACGGGtgctctcgggctgtagcaccagactgtctgggtaACGTTCGAatccaatggtcgactgctacatatcccaacggtcggctgacgtggcaaggcaccggacagtgaacaacgcttgtccggtatgcaccggactgtccggtacacccattgacagaaagttgttgcttctgtccaacggctacaattgtgtggggaggctataaataccctccaaccagCCATttcgaaggtgtgggagcccaagcaacataacaaggcatattgtagacattttcaagtgctcaaacacccaagtgcttaatagaatcattcgatgattagcgtaggtgctttgcgaagtgcttaggttagttagaccgcttatgcgcttgctctagtTGAATCCTAGTTAatagagtgagtttagaaaaaccacgcaacccctcggctcttgtgtgagccGTTGTAGTTGTGCTGAGTGGGGCGAGCGTctagcgagaccgtgacaacctcgTTTGTGTCACGTCCACCACCGTGTACTGGAGAGAACGAGGCCCAcgacgtttcggccggaagctcgatagtggagatggcggggagcgtccaagaggagcctgaagcggagcaccacttacgTGTGGAGAAGGTCCgctgctctctacggagttactcgaccgtggtgcttggccctcgtgtgggcttccctttgcttaggggcaccaacgaggattagtcggaaccttatgTTGttttggatacctcggtaaaaataccagcgtcatccatgagagtttgcatctctaccttgctctttaccttttgTATTTACATTaactatttaagtttcaatcttgtctttttgGTAGATTGTTTAGAttcaaacttagcctttgcggtagagatagcaacacttagacaaaacctagtttgcacattctagtttgattatttgcataggtttttctctagggatttatttgtggtctagtttagagaaagttttagaa from Zea mays cultivar B73 chromosome 6, Zm-B73-REFERENCE-NAM-5.0, whole genome shotgun sequence harbors:
- the LOC100273028 gene encoding anther-specific proline-rich protein APG precursor; this encodes MAALAAVVVLALATVVAGAVSAPSRSPVIYIFGDSMSDVGNNNYLLLSLAKCNYPWYGIDYKNGYPTGRFTNGRTIGDIMAAKFGSPPPVPFLSLYMTDDEVLAGVNFASGGAGLLNETGIYFVQYLSFDSQISSFEQIKDAMIAKIGKKAAEETVNGAIFQIGLGSNDYVNNFLRPFMADGIVYTHDEFIGLLMDTIDRQLTRLYDLGARHVWFSGLAPLGCIPSQRVLSDDGGCLDDVNAYAVQFNAAAKDLLEGLNAKLPGARMSLSDCYTIVMELIDHPEKHGFKTSHTSCCDVDTTVGGLCLPTAQLCADRKDFVFWDAYHTSDAANQIIADRLFADMVGSGAVVPGNGTSPPRVVNAPTTMPIHAAPPRKP